A window from Streptomyces sp. NBC_00299 encodes these proteins:
- a CDS encoding aminotransferase class V-fold PLP-dependent enzyme has translation MSETEVTTAPRPLVLADGRPADRAWSLDPALKHLNHGSFGAVPFVAQERQELLRVEMERSPVVWFPALPQRLAAARVELADFLRVSPGDLALVPNASAGASVVYAALTLRRGGEIVVTDHGYGAVTMGAERLARRWGGRVRTARVPLDADADQAYEAVVEEFCEATELVVVDQITSATARRLPVGRIGAEARRRGIPVLVDGAHAPGLLAAPLADATYDFWTGNLHKWGCAPRGTAALVARGPLRERLYPLIDSWAAADPYPDRFDQQGTIDATAYLAAPTSLAFIERTWGWTAARRYMNDLADYGARVIGSAFAEPAGADTAVDVGMPVPGMRLVRLPDGLAADRIEADALRDRVALELGVEAAFTSFDGVGYMRLSAHVYNTAADYEYFAEECVPVLGRWAREK, from the coding sequence GTGAGCGAGACCGAGGTGACCACCGCGCCGCGCCCTCTGGTGCTGGCCGACGGCCGGCCCGCCGACCGGGCGTGGTCGCTGGATCCTGCCCTCAAGCACCTGAACCACGGATCCTTCGGGGCGGTGCCGTTCGTGGCGCAGGAGCGGCAGGAACTGCTGCGCGTGGAGATGGAGCGCTCGCCCGTGGTGTGGTTCCCGGCGCTGCCCCAACGGCTCGCTGCCGCCCGTGTCGAGCTCGCCGACTTCCTGCGCGTCAGTCCCGGGGACCTCGCCCTGGTGCCCAACGCCAGCGCCGGCGCGAGCGTCGTCTATGCCGCGCTCACCCTCCGCCGGGGCGGGGAGATCGTCGTCACCGACCATGGCTACGGGGCGGTGACCATGGGTGCCGAGCGGCTTGCACGCCGGTGGGGCGGCCGGGTCCGTACCGCCCGGGTTCCGCTGGACGCGGACGCGGACCAGGCGTACGAGGCCGTGGTCGAGGAGTTCTGCGAGGCCACCGAGCTCGTCGTCGTCGACCAGATCACGTCGGCGACAGCGCGCCGGCTGCCGGTGGGGCGCATCGGGGCGGAGGCCCGGCGGCGCGGCATCCCCGTCCTCGTCGACGGCGCGCATGCACCAGGACTCCTCGCCGCGCCGCTCGCCGACGCGACCTACGACTTCTGGACCGGCAACCTGCACAAGTGGGGCTGCGCCCCGCGCGGCACCGCGGCGCTGGTCGCCCGCGGTCCGCTGCGCGAGCGGCTCTACCCGCTCATCGACTCGTGGGCAGCGGCCGATCCCTACCCCGACCGCTTCGACCAGCAGGGCACCATCGACGCCACCGCCTACCTGGCCGCGCCGACGTCCCTCGCCTTCATCGAGCGCACCTGGGGCTGGACCGCCGCCCGCCGCTACATGAACGACCTGGCCGACTACGGCGCCCGTGTCATCGGCTCCGCGTTCGCCGAGCCGGCCGGCGCGGACACCGCGGTCGACGTCGGCATGCCCGTGCCCGGGATGCGCCTGGTGCGTCTCCCGGACGGACTCGCCGCCGACCGGATCGAGGCCGACGCACTGCGCGACCGGGTGGCCCTCGAACTGGGCGTGGAGGCGGCGTTCACCAGCTTCGACGGCGTCGGCTACATGCGCCTGTCCGCTCACGTCTACAACACCGCCGCCGACTACGAGTACTTCGCCGAGGAATGCGTCCCCGTCCTCGGCAGGTGGGCACGAGAAAAGTGA
- a CDS encoding FadR/GntR family transcriptional regulator: MSAVERAFHGLRHMIASGRLGPGERIPPEGDLCEELGVSRGSLREAVRMLAALGVIEPRHGSGTYVSQLRPEDVIGSLSLTLELLPLSGLLEVYEIRRVLEAHVAAQAAARCTPEAVRTLFSLIEDMEATSDPTKASELDHRFHAEIARVGGNPTLATLLAVFRSRSRKYQVFTLPEGPELRRKSDDDHRVLATAIADRDPVAAAGAAQAHVAQTERWLRAFMPPIEEANVLDGTHEADEADGA; encoded by the coding sequence ATGTCCGCAGTCGAGAGGGCGTTCCACGGCCTACGGCACATGATCGCGTCGGGGCGGCTCGGCCCGGGTGAGCGCATTCCGCCCGAGGGGGACCTCTGCGAGGAACTGGGCGTCTCCCGCGGCTCGCTGCGCGAGGCCGTACGGATGCTCGCCGCCCTCGGCGTCATCGAGCCGCGGCACGGCTCGGGTACGTACGTCTCACAGCTGCGGCCCGAGGACGTGATCGGCAGCCTCTCGCTGACCCTCGAACTCCTCCCGCTGTCCGGCCTGTTGGAGGTCTACGAGATCCGGCGCGTCCTCGAGGCCCACGTCGCCGCCCAGGCCGCGGCGCGGTGCACACCGGAGGCGGTGCGCACGCTCTTCTCGCTCATCGAGGACATGGAGGCCACGAGCGACCCCACCAAGGCCTCCGAACTCGACCACCGTTTCCACGCCGAAATCGCCCGCGTCGGCGGCAACCCGACCCTGGCCACCCTCCTTGCGGTCTTCCGTTCCCGCTCCCGCAAGTACCAGGTCTTCACCTTGCCCGAGGGCCCTGAACTGCGCAGGAAGAGCGACGACGACCACCGTGTCCTGGCCACCGCCATCGCCGACCGCGACCCCGTCGCCGCGGCAGGCGCGGCGCAGGCGCACGTCGCCCAGACGGAGCGGTGGCTGCGCGCGTTCATGCCGCCGATCGAGGAGGCGAACGTCCTGGACGGGACGCACGAGGCCGACGAGGCCGACGGGGCTTAG
- a CDS encoding class I SAM-dependent methyltransferase, which yields MTAAAGGGAQGGGRYGEDVFRPEQAGEGERIDFGALAYDDITMGRLRAMGVGPGWRCLDVGAGTGTVSRRLLGEAGVDSVLAVDRDVRFLTERPAPGLDVLEADLTAPDFVSGTFRLVHARFVLMHLAEHDRLITALAELVAPGGVLVLSDAVDLTSDRTPGTPYTEVMRAMWQGLGATIGTDVSWVPSYPHLLRGAGLVPVAAEIHVPPLVPGSPISRFWADTWERSRTAMLATGLVDDAGIDTAIRYLGSQECAALSAGMLTAWGWKPEAGRA from the coding sequence GTGACCGCCGCAGCGGGAGGGGGCGCGCAGGGCGGCGGCCGTTACGGCGAGGACGTCTTCCGCCCCGAACAGGCGGGGGAGGGCGAACGTATCGATTTCGGTGCGCTCGCCTACGACGACATCACCATGGGACGGCTGCGGGCGATGGGGGTCGGCCCGGGCTGGCGCTGCCTGGACGTGGGTGCCGGAACGGGCACGGTCTCCCGTCGGCTCCTGGGCGAGGCCGGAGTCGACAGCGTGCTGGCGGTCGACCGTGACGTACGTTTCCTCACCGAGCGGCCCGCACCCGGGCTGGATGTCCTGGAAGCCGACCTCACGGCCCCGGACTTCGTCTCCGGCACGTTCCGGCTCGTCCATGCGCGCTTCGTGCTGATGCACCTGGCCGAGCACGACCGGCTGATCACAGCACTGGCCGAACTGGTCGCGCCCGGCGGTGTGCTGGTGCTCAGCGACGCGGTCGACCTGACGAGCGACCGGACGCCCGGCACGCCGTACACCGAGGTGATGCGGGCGATGTGGCAGGGGCTGGGGGCCACCATCGGCACCGATGTCTCCTGGGTGCCGTCGTACCCGCACCTGCTGCGCGGGGCCGGGCTCGTGCCTGTCGCCGCCGAGATCCATGTGCCGCCGCTGGTGCCGGGCAGCCCGATCAGCCGTTTCTGGGCGGACACTTGGGAGCGGAGCAGAACGGCGATGCTCGCGACCGGCCTGGTCGACGACGCGGGCATTGATACGGCGATCCGGTATCTGGGCTCTCAGGAGTGCGCCGCGCTGTCGGCCGGCATGCTCACCGCGTGGGGGTGGAAGCCCGAGGCGGGAAGGGCGTAG
- a CDS encoding SpoIIE family protein phosphatase: MAHRDPGGRVDEAAALMLEALFTQSPVGLHLIDTDLRVLRVNTATPGMRNLSMDDLRGRPVREVYSLVDDDVEALLRDVLDTGVPLHRRIVRAHVEGIAQERKFEVSALRLEGSQRSVLGVAVTAVDVTERERGLARTRMLDVVRERVGRTLEPALIGEELAEAVVPAFADVAVVDVVDAVLRGDDPPLVPPPTGTHVIRTAFHGAGRRPPPARSVGDIHRLAGPTPFTQALADLRPRVVQLQPDASWPAADPALAEAIRSSGAHSLLVVPLTLRDTALGIVSLYRTEHSPAFDEDDRAFAVELATHTALCIDNARRYTREHTIAATVQRQLLARRPEAHAWLETAYLSVTGADPGAWYDTTTLSSARTAIVVGEVSGRGVHAAAIMGQLRTAVRSLSAFDLTPDELLARLHDTAGRLAAERAHLPLSDPLRQEALTADCVYAVHDPLTGTCTMAAAGRLAPLVVRPDGTVSLPGAPAGPRLGSSEGAPFAAVEIDVPAGSVLVFASDPLLTSYLAELPGPLATVSAYADRPLQDLGDALVYSLPADLGVSDAAVIVARSRAFPADRCAAWPLDPEPASVADARRRTRRQLAAWNVDDETAYNIQLIVSELVTNAIRYGRSPLELRLIHDRTLTCEMRDAGSAAPHLRHAATADEGGRGLFIIAQLAQAWGTRFSTRGKTIWAEQELSGTTGSEGSV; this comes from the coding sequence GTGGCGCACAGGGATCCCGGCGGGCGCGTCGACGAGGCAGCCGCCCTGATGCTGGAGGCGCTGTTCACGCAGTCCCCGGTAGGGCTCCACCTCATTGACACGGACCTGCGGGTGCTGCGCGTCAACACCGCCACTCCTGGCATGCGGAACCTGTCCATGGACGACCTCCGGGGGCGCCCGGTCCGTGAGGTCTACAGCCTCGTGGACGACGACGTGGAGGCGCTCCTCAGGGACGTACTCGACACCGGGGTCCCCCTGCACCGGCGCATCGTCCGGGCGCATGTCGAGGGAATTGCGCAGGAGCGGAAATTCGAGGTCAGCGCCTTGCGCCTGGAAGGCTCCCAGCGGTCGGTGCTCGGGGTGGCGGTCACCGCGGTCGACGTCACCGAACGGGAGAGGGGCCTGGCCCGCACCAGGATGCTCGACGTGGTGCGGGAGCGGGTGGGACGCACGCTGGAGCCGGCCTTGATCGGCGAGGAACTTGCCGAGGCCGTGGTCCCCGCGTTCGCCGACGTCGCCGTCGTGGACGTGGTGGACGCCGTGCTCCGCGGCGATGATCCCCCTCTCGTCCCGCCGCCCACCGGCACGCACGTCATACGCACCGCGTTCCACGGCGCCGGCAGACGGCCGCCGCCTGCCCGTTCGGTCGGCGACATCCACCGCCTCGCAGGTCCGACGCCCTTCACCCAGGCCCTCGCCGACCTGCGCCCGAGAGTGGTCCAGCTGCAGCCGGACGCTTCTTGGCCGGCCGCCGATCCCGCGCTCGCGGAGGCGATCCGGTCATCCGGAGCCCATTCCCTCCTCGTGGTTCCCCTGACGCTGCGCGACACCGCCCTCGGAATCGTGAGCCTGTACCGGACGGAGCACTCGCCGGCATTCGACGAGGACGACCGCGCGTTCGCCGTCGAGTTGGCCACGCACACCGCACTGTGCATCGACAACGCACGGCGCTACACGCGTGAACACACGATCGCCGCGACGGTTCAGCGCCAACTGCTGGCCCGCCGGCCGGAAGCCCACGCCTGGCTGGAAACCGCCTATCTCTCCGTCACGGGTGCCGATCCCGGTGCCTGGTACGACACCACCACGCTCTCCAGTGCCCGCACAGCGATCGTTGTCGGCGAGGTGTCGGGCCGCGGTGTGCACGCGGCCGCGATCATGGGACAGCTCCGCACCGCCGTACGCTCCCTGTCGGCCTTCGACCTCACCCCCGACGAGCTGCTCGCCCGTCTGCACGACACGGCGGGGCGCCTGGCCGCCGAACGGGCTCACCTCCCGCTCAGCGACCCGCTGCGCCAAGAAGCTCTCACCGCCGACTGTGTGTACGCGGTCCACGACCCTCTGACCGGCACGTGCACGATGGCGGCGGCCGGCCGACTGGCCCCCTTGGTCGTACGGCCGGACGGGACTGTGTCCCTCCCCGGCGCACCGGCCGGGCCCAGGCTGGGAAGTTCGGAGGGCGCGCCCTTCGCGGCCGTCGAGATCGACGTACCGGCCGGCAGCGTCCTGGTGTTCGCCAGCGACCCGCTCCTCACTTCGTATCTGGCCGAACTCCCCGGCCCGTTGGCCACGGTGTCCGCATACGCCGACCGCCCCCTCCAGGACCTGGGCGACGCCCTCGTCTACTCGCTTCCGGCGGATCTGGGCGTCAGTGACGCCGCGGTGATCGTCGCGCGCAGCCGGGCGTTCCCCGCCGACCGGTGCGCCGCATGGCCGCTGGACCCCGAACCGGCGTCCGTGGCCGACGCCCGACGCCGTACGCGCCGGCAACTCGCCGCGTGGAACGTGGATGACGAGACCGCCTACAACATCCAGCTCATCGTCAGCGAACTCGTCACCAACGCCATCCGGTACGGCAGATCACCGCTAGAACTGCGGCTCATCCATGACCGCACCCTGACCTGCGAGATGCGGGACGCCGGCTCGGCCGCCCCACACCTGCGCCATGCCGCCACGGCCGACGAGGGCGGGCGAGGCCTGTTCATCATCGCGCAGCTGGCTCAGGCATGGGGGACCCGCTTCAGCACGCGCGGGAAGACGATCTGGGCCGAGCAGGAACTGTCCGGCACCACGGGGTCCGAGGGCTCGGTCTGA
- a CDS encoding Gfo/Idh/MocA family protein, with the protein MSETPAVSRRLLLGGAVATGAAAVGMTAAAPAAAAATGQVPRRRPGQKSMIGVPFQVHRTVRVGVIGLGNRGGGMVESWAAVPGCTVTAVCDIRADRARRAADRLVSKGEPRPAEYGGSADSYARMLRRDDIDLVYIATPWEFHYEHGRAALLSGRHAVVELPIATELRELWDLVDTSERTRRHLLLAENCSYGRNELAMLRMAHAGLFGDITNGHGGYQHDLRELLFSDTYYTDSWRRLWHTRSTASLYPMHGLAPIAAAMDINRGDRMTTLAATATAPKGLADYRERFVPRDHPSWKETYINGDLVTCLIETDKGRIIRAEHEVSSPRPYSRINTLAGSRGIVEDYTGPAPTGARVYLEPDHGGHTWRDFADYRKEYDHWLWQKVGDDAANNGGHGGMDYVLQWRTVQLMRAGLVPDIDVYDSAAWCSAVPLSAASLARNGRPVEIPDFTRGAWSAKRPGLDSSPTDMPPVG; encoded by the coding sequence ATGTCCGAAACACCCGCTGTCTCACGCCGACTGCTCCTCGGCGGAGCCGTCGCCACCGGCGCGGCCGCGGTCGGGATGACCGCCGCGGCCCCGGCCGCGGCCGCCGCGACCGGACAGGTGCCCCGCCGCCGTCCCGGACAGAAGTCGATGATCGGCGTGCCGTTCCAGGTCCACAGAACTGTCCGCGTCGGTGTCATCGGCCTGGGCAACCGCGGCGGAGGCATGGTCGAGAGCTGGGCGGCCGTGCCCGGCTGCACCGTGACCGCCGTCTGCGACATCCGCGCCGACCGCGCGCGCCGCGCCGCCGACCGGCTGGTGAGCAAGGGCGAGCCCCGCCCCGCCGAATACGGCGGATCAGCCGACTCCTACGCCCGGATGCTCCGGCGCGACGACATCGACCTGGTGTACATCGCGACGCCGTGGGAGTTCCACTACGAGCACGGCAGAGCCGCACTCCTGAGCGGCAGGCACGCCGTCGTGGAACTCCCCATCGCGACCGAACTGCGCGAGCTGTGGGACCTCGTCGACACCTCCGAGCGGACTCGCAGGCACCTGCTCCTCGCCGAGAACTGCAGCTACGGCCGCAACGAACTGGCCATGCTGAGGATGGCGCACGCCGGCCTGTTCGGAGACATCACCAACGGCCATGGCGGCTACCAGCACGACCTGCGTGAACTCCTGTTCTCCGACACGTACTACACCGACTCCTGGCGGCGGCTGTGGCACACCCGCAGCACCGCGTCGCTCTATCCCATGCACGGGCTGGCCCCGATCGCGGCGGCCATGGACATCAACCGCGGCGACCGGATGACCACCCTCGCCGCCACCGCGACCGCCCCGAAGGGCCTGGCCGACTACCGCGAACGCTTCGTCCCCCGCGACCACCCGTCCTGGAAAGAGACGTACATCAACGGTGACCTGGTCACCTGCCTCATCGAGACCGACAAGGGCAGGATCATCCGGGCCGAGCACGAGGTGAGTTCGCCCCGGCCGTACAGCAGGATCAACACCCTCGCCGGCAGCCGGGGGATCGTCGAGGACTACACCGGACCCGCCCCGACCGGCGCGCGCGTCTATCTCGAACCGGATCACGGCGGCCACACCTGGCGCGACTTCGCCGACTACCGCAAGGAGTACGACCACTGGCTGTGGCAGAAGGTCGGTGACGACGCCGCGAACAACGGCGGCCACGGCGGCATGGACTACGTCCTGCAGTGGCGCACCGTCCAGTTGATGCGCGCGGGGCTGGTGCCCGACATCGACGTGTACGACTCCGCTGCCTGGTGCTCGGCGGTCCCGCTGAGCGCGGCGTCCCTGGCGAGGAACGGTCGCCCGGTCGAGATCCCGGACTTCACGCGCGGCGCCTGGTCCGCCAAGCGCCCGGGACTGGACTCCAGCCCCACGGACATGCCACCGGTCGGCTGA
- a CDS encoding endonuclease/exonuclease/phosphatase family protein — protein MVFVRGARLFAAAVIVACMVLVGPSAPSGALFARSVPVEAVKDVVPNRVMTWNICNPCEVGNVDRAAEIAAYAPQVIGLQEACVRDVERIREYLESLHGLVYHVEYGTVLRSWGRCGGVPWSPGAYGQAVLSAAPMTDRVNVEYPDGGSEDRGYMAVTTMVDGRPARVFNTHLAHRRQEEVRAAQIGVLAAEVARHDRAVVLGDFNAVPDAPELARMWALAVDADPQCHPSPAGTCQTTTDWHTKFDYIYLRGIVPHGHRVHPSSYSDHHLQYADLDA, from the coding sequence ATGGTGTTCGTAAGGGGCGCGCGGTTGTTCGCGGCCGCGGTGATCGTCGCCTGCATGGTGCTCGTCGGCCCCAGTGCACCGAGCGGTGCCCTCTTCGCCAGGTCAGTGCCCGTCGAAGCCGTCAAGGACGTCGTACCGAACCGGGTCATGACGTGGAACATCTGCAATCCGTGCGAGGTCGGCAACGTCGACCGGGCCGCGGAGATCGCCGCGTACGCGCCCCAGGTCATCGGCCTGCAGGAAGCGTGCGTGCGGGACGTCGAGAGGATCCGGGAGTACCTGGAGAGTCTTCACGGGCTGGTCTACCACGTCGAGTACGGGACGGTTCTTCGGAGTTGGGGCCGCTGCGGGGGAGTGCCGTGGAGTCCGGGGGCCTACGGCCAGGCGGTCCTCTCGGCGGCTCCGATGACGGACCGCGTCAACGTGGAGTACCCCGACGGAGGATCCGAGGACCGTGGGTACATGGCGGTCACGACCATGGTGGACGGCCGACCTGCCCGGGTCTTCAACACCCACCTCGCCCATCGTCGTCAGGAGGAAGTCCGGGCGGCCCAGATCGGTGTGCTGGCCGCAGAGGTCGCGCGACACGACCGCGCCGTCGTTCTCGGCGACTTCAACGCTGTGCCGGACGCTCCCGAACTCGCCCGGATGTGGGCCCTGGCCGTGGACGCGGACCCCCAGTGTCACCCTTCGCCCGCCGGCACCTGCCAGACGACCACGGACTGGCACACCAAGTTCGACTACATCTATCTGCGAGGCATCGTCCCGCACGGGCACCGTGTTCATCCCAGCTCGTACTCGGACCACCACTTGCAGTACGCCGACCTGGACGCCTAG
- a CDS encoding MerR family transcriptional regulator gives MRIGELAARAGVSVRSLRYYEEQGLLSSTRSASGQRHYSEHHVDRVTFLQRMYAAGLSSRTISELLPCVDSPSEETSDAALERMAEERDRLSEHIEDLIRTREALDTLMATNRAHRRRLKSAATG, from the coding sequence ATGCGTATCGGCGAGCTCGCGGCACGGGCCGGAGTCAGCGTCAGATCCCTGCGCTACTACGAGGAACAGGGCCTGCTGTCCAGCACCCGCAGCGCCAGCGGGCAGCGGCACTACTCGGAGCACCACGTCGACCGCGTGACGTTCCTTCAGCGGATGTACGCCGCGGGTCTGTCCAGCCGGACCATCTCCGAACTGCTGCCCTGCGTCGACTCACCCAGCGAGGAGACGTCCGACGCCGCCCTGGAACGCATGGCAGAGGAGCGCGACCGGCTCTCCGAGCACATCGAGGACCTCATCCGCACCCGGGAAGCCCTCGACACGTTGATGGCCACGAACCGGGCCCACCGAAGGCGCCTGAAGTCGGCCGCGACGGGCTGA
- a CDS encoding alkene reductase gives MTTLFSGYRLGTLALPNRVVMAPMTRVRAAAGGLATPSMARYYAQRATAGLIVSEGVQPSLVGQSNPGTPGLYTDEQVAAWRPVTDAVHTNGGRIFAQIMHGGRVSHPDTIGMQPVGPSAIAAVGEVFTPNGPLPAPTPRALDTAEVPEHVQSYADAARRAVDAGFDGVELHGANGYLISQFLSSNANLRTDRYGGSVSNRIRFAVEAAAATAEAIGADRTGIRLSPGGAFWGIEETDVAELYTALLTELSRLGLAYVHLEATTDEETLLGLRRAWAGTLVMNPVLPMGPKQTGRADADHWLNLGADLISFGRAFIANPDLVERLRTGLPIAPADDAAYFQGGDNGYLTYSAYQYSA, from the coding sequence GTGACGACCCTTTTCTCCGGTTACCGGCTGGGCACCCTGGCACTGCCCAACCGTGTGGTGATGGCGCCGATGACACGTGTACGAGCCGCCGCGGGCGGACTGGCGACGCCGTCGATGGCGCGCTACTACGCCCAGCGGGCCACGGCCGGCCTGATCGTCAGTGAGGGGGTGCAGCCGAGCCTGGTCGGGCAGTCCAACCCTGGCACTCCGGGGCTGTACACCGACGAGCAGGTGGCCGCCTGGCGCCCGGTGACCGATGCGGTGCACACCAACGGCGGCCGGATCTTCGCCCAGATCATGCACGGCGGACGGGTGTCGCACCCCGACACCATCGGTATGCAGCCCGTCGGCCCCTCGGCCATCGCGGCCGTGGGTGAGGTGTTCACCCCCAACGGACCGCTGCCCGCGCCGACTCCGCGAGCCCTGGACACGGCCGAGGTGCCCGAGCACGTCCAGTCGTACGCGGACGCCGCACGCCGTGCCGTCGACGCCGGTTTCGACGGTGTGGAACTCCACGGCGCCAACGGCTATCTGATCTCGCAGTTCCTCTCCTCCAACGCCAACCTGCGCACGGACCGGTACGGCGGCTCGGTGAGCAACCGGATCAGGTTCGCCGTCGAGGCGGCCGCCGCGACCGCCGAAGCCATCGGCGCGGACCGGACCGGTATCCGTCTCTCCCCCGGAGGCGCCTTCTGGGGCATCGAGGAGACCGACGTCGCCGAGCTCTACACCGCGCTCCTGACCGAGCTGTCCCGGCTCGGCCTGGCCTACGTCCACCTCGAGGCCACCACCGACGAGGAGACGCTTCTCGGCCTGCGCCGGGCCTGGGCGGGCACTCTCGTCATGAACCCGGTTCTGCCGATGGGCCCGAAGCAGACCGGCCGGGCCGACGCCGACCACTGGCTGAACCTGGGAGCGGATCTCATCAGCTTCGGGCGCGCTTTCATCGCCAACCCCGACCTGGTGGAGCGTCTGCGCACCGGCCTCCCGATCGCTCCGGCCGACGACGCGGCGTACTTCCAGGGCGGCGACAACGGCTATCTCACGTACTCGGCCTACCAGTACTCGGCGTAG
- a CDS encoding SRPBCC family protein: MASWPAWQHAITEARLDGPIAPGSTFHWATAGLTIDSTIYAVDAERHRILWGGPAHGITGVHEWTFTEDGDRVVVRTRESWAGAPIDADRDNLAAALDDSLASWLDALKKAAEAEAQ; encoded by the coding sequence ATCGCCTCCTGGCCCGCCTGGCAGCACGCCATCACCGAGGCCCGGCTCGACGGCCCCATCGCACCCGGCAGCACTTTCCACTGGGCGACCGCGGGCCTGACCATCGACTCCACCATCTACGCGGTCGACGCCGAGCGGCACCGCATCCTGTGGGGCGGCCCCGCTCACGGCATCACCGGCGTGCACGAGTGGACGTTCACCGAGGACGGCGACCGGGTCGTGGTCCGCACCCGGGAATCCTGGGCCGGCGCTCCGATCGACGCCGATCGGGACAACCTCGCCGCGGCGCTGGACGACTCGCTCGCTTCCTGGCTCGATGCCCTGAAGAAGGCGGCGGAGGCGGAGGCGCAGTAG
- a CDS encoding PPOX class F420-dependent oxidoreductase has protein sequence MSKPPLPSEAVELLRRANPCVMATLRSDGTPVSTPTWYLWEDGRVLISLDEGRVRLKHLRRDPRVTLTVLDGDDWYTHVTLIGRVVEMHDDEGLKDIDRLATHYIGTPYPDRVRARVSAWIEVDRWHGWGEMKDSDQASG, from the coding sequence ATGTCCAAGCCGCCGCTGCCCTCGGAGGCCGTGGAGTTGCTGCGCCGAGCCAACCCGTGCGTGATGGCGACCCTGCGTTCGGACGGCACGCCGGTATCCACTCCCACCTGGTACCTGTGGGAGGACGGCCGCGTCCTGATCAGCCTCGACGAGGGCCGCGTCCGCCTGAAGCACCTGCGTCGCGACCCGCGTGTGACCCTCACCGTGCTCGACGGCGACGACTGGTACACGCACGTCACCCTGATCGGCCGCGTCGTCGAGATGCACGACGACGAGGGCCTGAAGGACATCGACCGTCTCGCCACGCACTACATCGGCACGCCCTACCCCGACCGTGTCCGGGCCCGCGTGAGCGCCTGGATCGAGGTCGACCGCTGGCACGGCTGGGGCGAGATGAAGGACAGCGACCAGGCTTCCGGCTGA
- a CDS encoding MerR family transcriptional regulator has protein sequence MRDELLTIGRFARLCRLSVKQLRHYDETGLLTPVHVDVGSGYRYYAPEQARDALTVALLRDMDLPLAVIARTLAAEPDSRAQILRAERDRLAERISKDQARLRTLERLAERGLPGYEVTMSQEPERRLAVVPGVCTPAEIGEKVAECVARLLPGLGRAGIAWEPPLWALYPLDLQEPMEIAVGVQTPPGEATAAVTDFEVLPGGPVAETVHVGPYAQLPLAYNALFAAIHERGLHPKAPAREAYLVGPAEAPPEDLLTRLIIPIQESTA, from the coding sequence GTGCGGGACGAACTTCTCACCATCGGGCGCTTCGCCCGACTGTGCCGGCTCAGCGTCAAGCAGCTGCGCCACTACGACGAGACGGGGCTGTTGACCCCGGTCCACGTGGACGTCGGCTCCGGCTATCGCTACTACGCGCCCGAGCAGGCACGCGACGCCCTGACCGTCGCCCTGCTCCGGGACATGGATCTTCCGCTGGCCGTGATCGCCCGTACCCTCGCTGCCGAACCCGACTCCAGGGCACAGATCCTGCGCGCCGAACGGGACCGGCTGGCCGAACGGATCAGCAAGGACCAGGCACGGCTGAGGACGCTGGAGCGACTGGCAGAGCGCGGCCTGCCCGGCTACGAGGTGACGATGAGTCAGGAACCGGAACGGCGCCTGGCCGTCGTACCCGGGGTCTGCACCCCGGCGGAGATCGGGGAGAAGGTGGCAGAGTGCGTGGCACGGCTGCTGCCCGGGCTCGGCCGGGCCGGAATCGCCTGGGAGCCGCCCCTGTGGGCTCTGTACCCGCTGGACCTGCAAGAGCCCATGGAGATCGCTGTGGGAGTCCAGACGCCGCCGGGGGAGGCGACGGCGGCGGTCACGGACTTCGAGGTGCTGCCCGGCGGACCCGTGGCCGAGACCGTCCACGTCGGCCCGTACGCACAGCTGCCCTTGGCCTACAACGCGCTCTTCGCCGCCATCCACGAGCGCGGGCTGCACCCGAAGGCACCCGCACGCGAGGCCTACCTCGTCGGGCCGGCCGAGGCGCCGCCGGAAGACCTGCTGACCCGGCTGATCATCCCTATCCAGGAGAGCACGGCATGA